In the genome of Manis javanica isolate MJ-LG chromosome 17, MJ_LKY, whole genome shotgun sequence, one region contains:
- the SERTAD1 gene encoding SERTA domain-containing protein 1 — protein sequence MMLSKGLKRKREEEEKEALAVDAWWLDPGLPAVTQAPPAVASNSLFDLSVLKLHHSLRQSEPDLRHLVLVVNTLRRIQASMVPAAALPPVPTPPVAPGVADNLLASSDAALSASMASLLEDLSHIEGLSQAPQPLADEGPPGRPTGGAAPGLGALDLLGPATGCLLDDGLEGLFEDIDTSMYDSELWAPASECLKPGPEDGPGKEEALGLDEAELDYLMDVLVGTQALERPPGPGR from the coding sequence atGATGCTGAGCAAGGGCCTTAAGCgcaagcgggaggaggaggagaaggaagcccTGGCTGTTGACGCCTGGTGGCTGGATCCTGGTCTCCCAGCAGTGACACAGGCACCACCGGCCGTGGCCTCCAACTCCCTCTTTGACCTTTCGGTGCTCAAGCTGCACCACAGCCTGCGGCAAAGTGAGCCAGACCTGAGGCACCTGGTGCTGGTAGTGAACACACTACGGCGCATCCAGGCATCTATGGTACCGGCAGCTGCCCTGCCACCTGTGCCCACCCCACCTGTAGCCCCTGGAGTGGCTGACAACCTCCTGGCCAGCTCAGATGCCGCCCTCTCAGCCTCCATGGCCAGCCTCCTGGAGGACCTCAGCCATATTGAGGGCCTGAGCCAggccccccagcctctggcagatGAGGGGCCACCAGGCCGCCCCACTGGGGGAGCCGCACCTGGCCTGGGTGCTTTGGACCTGCTGGGCCCAGCCACTGGCTGTCTGCTGGACGATGGGCTTGAGGGCCTGTTTGAGGACATCGACACCTCCATGTACGACAGTGAACTTTGGGCGCCGGCCTCTGAGTGCCTCAAACCTGGCCCTGAGGATGGGCCTGGCAAGGAAGAAGCATTGGGCCTGGATGAGGCCGAGCTGGACTACCTCATGGACGTGCTGGTGGGCACACAGGCACTGGAGCGGCCACCAGGGCCAGGGCGCTGA
- the SERTAD3 gene encoding SERTA domain-containing protein 3 produces MVGGLKRKHSDLEEDEKWNWGPAGLRSYQQALLRISLDKVQRSLGPRAPSLRRHVLIHNTLQQLQAALCLAPAPALSPEPLFLGEEDFSLSATIGSILRELETSMDETEPPQNPVVPAAPQHEVLPQPDPVFLEALSSQYLGDSGLDDFFLDIDTSTVEKEPVLAPPEPPHNLFCAPGSWEWNELDHIMEIILGS; encoded by the coding sequence ATGGTAGGAGGCTTGAAGAGGAAACACTCAGATCTGGAGGAGGATGAGAAGTGGAACTGGGGCCCGGCAGGCCTGCGGAGCTACCAGCAAGCCCTGCTCCGTATCTCCCTAGACAAAGTCCAGCGAAGTCTGGGCCCCCGAGCACCGAGCCTCCGCAGACATGTCCTTATTCACAACACCCTCCAGCAGCTCCAGGCCGCGCTTTGCCTGGCTCCTGCTCCTGCTCTGTCCCCCGAGCCCCTATTTCTGGGCGAGGAGGACTTCTCCCTGTCGGCCACCATTGGCTCTATTCTCAGGGAGCTGGAGACCTCCATGGACGAGACTGAGCCCCCTCAGAATCCAGTGGTTCCCGCCGCCCCACAGCATGAAGTGCTGCCCCAGCCAGATCCAGTCTTCTTAGAAGCTCTGAGCTCCCAGTACCTGGGGGACTCTGGTCTAGATGACTTCTTTCTGGACATTGACACATCTACAGTGGAGAAGGAGCCTGTACTGGCCCCACCAGAGCCTCCTCACAACCTCTTCTGTGCCCCAGGATCCTGGGAGTGGAATGAACTAGATCACATCATGGAAATCATTCTGGGATCTTAA